The Deltaproteobacteria bacterium genomic sequence AGATACGCAGGTCGCGATCCTGCTCGGAAAAGTCGGTTTCACCGATCCGGATCGGCGCGTCGAGCATGTTTCGGGCGGAGTGCGCAAGCGGCTGGCGATCGCGTGTCAGCTCATTCGGCAACCGGATTTATTGCTGCTCGACGAGCCGACAAATCATCTTGATGTGGAAGGGATCCTCTGGCTCGAACAATTGTTGCGCGCGGCGCCGTTCGCCTACGTCGCGGTCAGTCACGATCGTTATTTCTTACAACGCATCAGCCGTCGTGTGATTGAACTCAATGCACAATATCCGGAGGGACACTTTTCCGCCGTCGGGACGTACGGTGATTTTTTGGAAGCCCGCGCCACGTTCTTAGCGGGCCAGCAACAATACGAGGCCGTGCTGGCGAATCGCGTGCGTCGTGAAATCGAATGGCTGCGGCGCGGACCGAAGGCTCGCACGACGAAGGCGCACGGCCGGATCGAGGCTGCGCATGCGCTGATGGAAGACCTCGGCGACGTGCAATATCGCAACGCGCAGACCGCGCGCGCCCAGATCGATTTTACTGCGTCGGAGCGGCGGACCAAAAAGTTTCTCCAGGCAGTCAACGTCGCGAAAACAATGGGTGGGAGGCGGCTGTTCGACAACCTCACGCTGACCCTCTCGCCCGGCATGAAGCTCGGCGTATTGGGGATGAACGGGAGCGGCAAATCCACGTTGCTGAAGGTGTTGACTGGCGTCCTTTCGCCCGACGCCGGCACGATGGAACATGCCGCGCAGTTGCGCGTCGTGTACTTCGATCAACATCGCGAACAACTCGACGATGCGCAGACCCTCAAAGCAGCGTTGGCCCCGCACGGCGATCAAGTGATTTATCGCGACCGACCGGTGCATGTGGTGACGTGGGCGAAACGCTTCCTGTTCCGGCCGGAACAGCTGAATTTGTGCGTTCGCGAACTCTCCGGTGGAGAACGCGCGCGGATTGTGTTGGCGCGATTCATGCGGGAATCGGCGGATCTGTTGATCCTGGACGAACCGACCAACGATTTAGACATTCCGACGCTCGAAATTCTAGAAGAGAGTTTGGAAGAATTCCCGGGCGCGATCGTGTTGGTGACGCACGATCGGTGCATGCTGGATCGCGTGGCGACGCAGCTGCTGGCGCTTGACGGTGCCGGCACTGCTACGATGTATGCCGACTACGCCCAATGGGAGGCGGCGCAACAGGCGCGGTGCATGGCGCCGGCCGACGCGGCGCCGGAGAAAACCGCGAAAAAAAACGTGTCCGCCGTACCGGCGAAAAAACTCAGTTACCGAGAACAGCGCGAATATGACGGCATGGAAGAGGCCATCCTCCATGCCGAGGCGGAGGTGGCGCGTTGGACACAGACGCTCAAAGATCCCGCCATCAGCACGGATGCGGCGCAACTCCAGACCGCATGCGTGGCGTTGCAAACCGCGCAACGTGCCGTCGAAACACTCTATGCCCGTTGGACCGAGCTGGAAGCGAAGCGAGTCGCCGGGACCGTGAAACCCGCGCCGCAACCAGTGGACAAAAATTCTTAGCAACATTTTCTCCGTTGCTGCCGATAACCGGGCATGCTCTGTATCATATGAGCGCGGGGAGAGTGTGATGATGCAACGAGATCGATTGGCGTTGGTGTGCGGCGTTGCGGCGATCCTGGCGGGGCTGGGCTGGCAGCCGCGCGCCGAGGCGGCGGTGATCCCGGTCGCAGCTGGGGCCACGGCG encodes the following:
- a CDS encoding ABC-F family ATP-binding cassette domain-containing protein, which codes for MHRCLHRRDAVALLISCQHVSKSYGARPLFQRVSLGIADDDRLGLIGPNGAGKSTLLKILAGIETPDTGDIAVSRQARIGYVAQEESFPAGHTIREVLRAALDDHPLEAYEKDTQVAILLGKVGFTDPDRRVEHVSGGVRKRLAIACQLIRQPDLLLLDEPTNHLDVEGILWLEQLLRAAPFAYVAVSHDRYFLQRISRRVIELNAQYPEGHFSAVGTYGDFLEARATFLAGQQQYEAVLANRVRREIEWLRRGPKARTTKAHGRIEAAHALMEDLGDVQYRNAQTARAQIDFTASERRTKKFLQAVNVAKTMGGRRLFDNLTLTLSPGMKLGVLGMNGSGKSTLLKVLTGVLSPDAGTMEHAAQLRVVYFDQHREQLDDAQTLKAALAPHGDQVIYRDRPVHVVTWAKRFLFRPEQLNLCVRELSGGERARIVLARFMRESADLLILDEPTNDLDIPTLEILEESLEEFPGAIVLVTHDRCMLDRVATQLLALDGAGTATMYADYAQWEAAQQARCMAPADAAPEKTAKKNVSAVPAKKLSYREQREYDGMEEAILHAEAEVARWTQTLKDPAISTDAAQLQTACVALQTAQRAVETLYARWTELEAKRVAGTVKPAPQPVDKNS